TGGCAAACATTACCTATACACGTGTGACTGCGTTTATTGATGTACGTAATATGTATTTGCTCGCATTATTTCGTTTTGTGATTCAGTGACGCAAATCGGCatgatattattttattgaaatttgcacgaagcGATAAGTCTGATCGCAATGCGCCTTAAAAGTTCAAACGACGACGAAAAGCAGAACAATTATTCTTGGTCTAGTTTTCGGATACCTATTCaatggttttggttttgattttctcaCTTATTTCAAACatcttcccttcccttcccttcccttcccttcccttcccttcccttcccttcccacaaaatttcttgATGTCTTCAGACGTAATTAGAAAAGCTTTAGTCAAGTTCAGGAGTTCTTAAAATATTAGGGGCCTTCTCCAAAGTACGTATTTCAAATACATTCatgtatctaggtacctacctacttttactCGGGACTGGACCAATACCCCCTCGAGGGGTGATAAgtcatgatgatgatgatttttcaaaaacaggttGGGGACTGGGGAGGGGCCAAAGTAAAATATCagttttttcttcgaaaattccCTTTCATTGTGGGCCTAAATATCCACTCCAGGGACAGTGGGACACCTATGGAGCAGCTCCGGAGCTAAACATTTATTTGAGTaacttttcaactcaaaatgaaggtctctccAGGATCTGGTAAAAAtctgtcaagtttttttttcgtaatctaCCCCAATGGGCATGAGTCTTCAAAATAGAGGTATTTTCAACTGCTGCAGCTGCTTAACCTGCTTTGGAGAAACCTGCTCGTCCATGGTCAAATTATGACTTCTACTTGAGAGCCAAGCTGTATCTGGTCATGGAGTTTTCCGATCCCGACATCGCTCAGACAGCCCTCTGTGTGAATGTGGTGTGAAAGAAACATCTTCTCACATTTTCCTTTAGTGTCCAAAATGGGTTTGTAATAGAGACCTCTAGCACCAATGGACCTTCAAAACGCTGAACATCgcaactacataggtaccttaAAAGTACAGTAATTTTTCTCTGGAATGTCAAACAGCTTCGACAAACTACAATCCGTCATCTACCTCAATGTCGATTATGAGTATTGAGTAGTGTGTTCTCATGtctcttgtaaattttttgtgaataatttataAACCTCAAGGTTGAAATTACTCTAAAATCCAATACCATCTTTAGGGTTCTGCTGAGtagttgaatattttcaaaccgtttttacaaaaatctaatTCCAAGCTGCAGTCACGATTCAATGTACAATATTGTACAAACGttgtacctacgtaggtatctatgtacttatttattcaAGTGTAGGTAagtaatcgaaaaaattttcgctctacGAAAATgactcgtaaaaaaattcacgGGTTTTAAGCACGTAGTCTTTGTATGCCACAGGTGGGTATGCTAAAATCCaaatgattataaaaattaaaaaatcaaagccACCGGTGTTTCTCGATTGTAAAGTTGTTCTGCgcaagaagttttttttttcgttttggaaattttgattcagTTTACGACCTTGTCAACGAAATTTTCAAGCTCTATTCTGTATAGAACTTGAAAtcggtacctatctacctaaaaTGAGGATAAGCATTGTCGTAGTATTTTTCATCATGATGACGAGTAAGTTTGCAGTTTTTGAAAGTAACATTCTTCGATTGAGcttttaaatacctataattttaaataagaaaTCCTTTTTCGATCGATATACTcacaaataaaaagaaaagagaaagcACCTATACCCAACTCTTTATTATAGCAATCAAGTAGGGTACATATTGTACATAATCGATCCGATTTTTATAATTGCAGTTTTTGACCTACCCGGTGCATTTGCTCCAGAGGGTGAATCGGGTGAAGATGGGGAAGtacaaaatggtataaaaattgCTAATACAGTTACAACGACTAATCGTCGAGCTactcgtttgaaatttttgtaataagtacatacctatgtattctaataaaattttaggtacaTTCGATctagaaaaaggaaaaaatgtgtTAATCACATTGCTGGACTATATTAATAATCTTGGAGCTTTAACAGCTGGCCTAAGTTACGATTCTATTAAAtctggtaagtaggtacctatatgtatatgtTAAAATAGAAgaggatacctacctacatagctTGAACTAATAAATATCTATTTGAAAAGAATAGTTAACAATCAAGATAGATGGATCGGGCCCTggctcggattttgaaaatatttctactGGCTTACCTATCTTTATTCAACTGAAAAGATTTGCACGAccgcaaaattttcaacatttttagtcaaCTTGGTGGCAAACGTGagttttttgtgtaaaaatgacgattttttctgcctttcaacattgaaattttttctctatgCAAAGAGATACCtcgagaatattttcaaaatctgagtcTATTACCGATTTACCCACCTTGCCTGGAGATTATTTAccctttatttttgaattattgcgATTTTACCTACgtaatctttttttaaatgttcaggAATCAACAATGCCTCAGATCTCGACAGTGAGTGGAATCAGCAATATGTTatgtcaattttatcaaatagttGAAATgcaattaaataggtattcgtCTGTCGTTTATTCTTATTtccttatgtatttttcaggtttaaaaacAGCTGGTAAAAACATACTGTACCATATCACTACTGCGAAGAATCTTGTACGCAAGGGAAAAGCGAATCTGGATGTCGCAACAGCAATGAAAAGTAAGAATCCATATTATGCTATACATAATTTAACTGCTTCATGGATGTTTTTCTTAATTTATCTACGATATTTgttcaagtaagtatttattaGGGTTGTTCAGGAAAATTGATAGGTCCTTACTTTCGCTCAAATGCAAACGTACCGTTGGTTTTGAGTTGAAactcatctaaaaaaaaaaaaaacgcaatagAGGAATGACCCGAGCTACTTTGCGGTACCCCCATGAGCTATTGTgagaagtacctaggtacctaatgaagccactagaaaattgttgaaagttggCAAGTTCACAAAATCTGACTGAAtcaagttgaaaagctaaaatttattgtaTACCCTAATCCTACCATTAAATTTTGGGCCAGAAAATAACCTCAGAACAGTGCTTGGAAATTGGATGATGAACTTGAATCATCAAAAAACGGTACTTTTCTcaaattagaaatttcaattttatttctttatttcagAAACATTCAAAGCGTACATTGATGGTTTTTGGGCATGTAAGTATATCTCAGAAAGTATTTATTATCTACTTACCATATTGGCTTGAAAATCAATTGTAATGTTGAGCTGTATTTTTTCAGTATTAGATAATGCTGGACTTGAtggtaagttgaaattcaaatttttcatcaaaaggagaAGAACTGGC
The sequence above is a segment of the Planococcus citri chromosome 3, ihPlaCitr1.1, whole genome shotgun sequence genome. Coding sequences within it:
- the LOC135840958 gene encoding uncharacterized protein LOC135840958 translates to MRISIVVVFFIMMTIFDLPGAFAPEGESGEDGEVQNGTFDLEKGKNVLITLLDYINNLGALTAGLSYDSIKSGINNASDLDSLKTAGKNILYHITTAKNLVRKGKANLDVATAMKKTFKAYIDGFWALLDNAGLDGSDIPLGTELREIILELDETWLGEGAYGTDGIYTPNDWWISR